One segment of Acidobacteriota bacterium DNA contains the following:
- a CDS encoding 3-hydroxybutyryl-CoA dehydrogenase (converts (S)-3-hydroxybutanoyl-CoA to 3-acetoacetyl-CoA), which translates to MIQSIGVVGSGTMGNGIAQTFAQHEFAVTLVDVSPAALERAKTAIGRSLGKFVEKGTLTAADRDATLGRLSWHGSIDALADAHYIVEAIVEQRDAKRALFAKLDALAGADVILATNTSSISITDIAAATQRPSQVLGMHFLNPVPLMPLVELIRGQATSDASMAVAEHLCRQLRKTGIAANDYPGFIANRILMPMINEAVFALMEGVGTAEAIDSVMKLGMNHPMGPLALADFIGLDVCLAILDVLHQGLGDPKYRACPLLRRLVAAGHLGRKSGQGFYSYA; encoded by the coding sequence ATGATTCAGTCCATCGGCGTTGTCGGCTCGGGAACGATGGGGAACGGCATTGCGCAGACGTTTGCGCAGCATGAGTTCGCCGTGACGCTCGTCGACGTCTCTCCCGCCGCGCTCGAGCGGGCGAAGACGGCGATTGGCAGGAGCCTCGGCAAGTTCGTCGAGAAGGGCACGCTGACGGCTGCCGATCGCGACGCCACGCTCGGCCGGCTCTCATGGCACGGGTCCATCGACGCCCTCGCCGACGCCCACTACATCGTCGAAGCGATCGTCGAACAGCGCGACGCCAAGCGTGCGCTGTTCGCGAAGCTCGATGCGTTAGCCGGAGCTGACGTGATTCTCGCGACGAACACTTCGTCGATCTCGATCACCGACATCGCCGCGGCGACGCAACGCCCCTCGCAGGTACTGGGCATGCACTTCCTGAACCCGGTGCCGCTGATGCCGCTCGTCGAGTTGATCCGCGGCCAGGCGACGTCCGACGCGTCGATGGCGGTCGCCGAGCACCTGTGCCGTCAGTTGCGGAAAACGGGCATCGCCGCCAACGACTACCCCGGCTTCATCGCCAACCGAATCCTGATGCCGATGATCAACGAGGCGGTGTTCGCGCTGATGGAAGGCGTGGGCACGGCCGAGGCGATCGACTCGGTGATGAAGCTCGGGATGAACCACCCGATGGGTCCGCTCGCGCTCGCCGACTTCATCGGCCTCGACGTGTGTCTGGCGATCCTCGACGTCCTGCATCAGGGCCTCGGCGACCCGAAGTACCGCGCCTGCCCCCTCCTCCGCCGCCTCGTCGCCGCCGGCCACCTCGGTCGCAAGTCAGGGCAGGGGTTCTACAGCTACGCGTGA
- a CDS encoding metal-dependent hydrolase — translation MPSPVGHALAGLAVGVLAAGPRALVRAIDPPAAKRPIDTALLAMIPFAVLGALPDVDLLFGVHSMYTHSVGAAVIVLLIARVVTGGWRWAIAASLAYLTHPLLDWLGHDTTPPIGVMALWPFRPDYYQSDLHLFLPISRRYWVDGFLAHNLTAVARELVVVAPLAAFTYWRLIRVANRRM, via the coding sequence ATGCCCAGCCCCGTGGGGCATGCCCTTGCCGGCCTGGCCGTGGGCGTGCTGGCCGCCGGCCCCCGCGCCCTCGTTCGTGCCATCGACCCGCCGGCCGCCAAGCGTCCCATCGACACGGCGCTCCTGGCGATGATCCCGTTTGCCGTGCTGGGCGCGCTGCCCGACGTCGACCTGCTCTTCGGTGTGCACTCGATGTACACGCATAGCGTCGGCGCGGCGGTGATTGTGTTGCTCATCGCGCGCGTCGTCACGGGCGGCTGGCGCTGGGCCATCGCCGCGAGCCTGGCCTACCTCACGCACCCGCTGCTCGACTGGCTCGGGCACGACACCACGCCGCCGATCGGCGTCATGGCGCTCTGGCCGTTCCGGCCCGACTACTACCAATCCGACCTGCACCTGTTCCTGCCGATCTCGCGGCGCTACTGGGTGGACGGTTTCCTTGCGCACAATCTGACAGCCGTCGCCCGCGAACTCGTCGTCGTGGCCCCGCTGGCCGCGTTCACCTACTGGCGCCTCATCCGAGTCGCCAACAGGCGGATGTGA
- the recA gene encoding recombinase RecA: MPVDDIKERVRAIEMAVGQIEKQFGKGSIMRLGQKDAVAIPSISTGAISLDYALGVGGVPRGRVIEVFGPESSGKTTLALQVIAQAQMLGGMAAFVDAEHALDASYAQKLGVNLEDLLVSQPDNGEQALEIVEVLVRSGSVDVIVVDSVAALVPRAEIEGEMGDAQVGLQARLMSQALRKLTGVVAKSKTCLIFINQLREKIGVMFGNPETTTGGRALKFYSSVRIDIRRIGAIKDGDQVTGGRTRVKIVKNKVAPPFREAEFDIMYGEGISRAGDLLDLAVDRKIVDKSGTWFSYSGERLGQGRENAKQFLKDNPATYQAIEERLRKELGLAAPTAEPVAG; encoded by the coding sequence ATGCCCGTTGACGACATCAAGGAACGCGTTCGTGCCATCGAGATGGCCGTTGGCCAGATCGAGAAGCAGTTCGGGAAGGGCTCGATCATGCGGTTGGGCCAGAAGGACGCCGTCGCCATCCCCAGCATCTCCACGGGTGCCATCAGCCTGGACTACGCCCTCGGCGTGGGCGGTGTGCCGCGGGGCCGTGTCATCGAGGTCTTCGGTCCGGAGTCCTCCGGCAAGACCACGCTGGCCCTGCAGGTGATCGCGCAGGCCCAGATGCTGGGCGGGATGGCGGCGTTTGTCGACGCCGAGCACGCGCTCGACGCGTCCTACGCGCAGAAGTTGGGCGTGAACCTCGAAGACCTGCTCGTGTCGCAGCCCGACAACGGTGAACAGGCGCTCGAGATCGTCGAGGTGCTCGTCCGCTCCGGCAGCGTCGACGTGATCGTGGTCGACTCGGTGGCCGCGCTCGTGCCGCGCGCCGAAATCGAGGGCGAGATGGGCGACGCGCAGGTGGGCCTGCAGGCGCGCCTCATGTCGCAGGCCCTGCGCAAGCTCACCGGCGTGGTGGCCAAGAGCAAGACCTGCCTGATCTTCATCAACCAGCTGCGCGAGAAGATCGGCGTGATGTTCGGCAACCCCGAGACGACCACCGGTGGCCGCGCGCTGAAGTTCTACTCGTCGGTGCGCATCGACATCCGCCGCATCGGCGCGATCAAGGATGGCGATCAGGTGACCGGCGGACGCACGCGCGTGAAGATCGTCAAGAACAAGGTGGCGCCGCCCTTCCGCGAAGCGGAATTCGACATCATGTACGGCGAAGGCATCTCGCGCGCGGGCGACCTGCTCGACCTCGCCGTCGATCGCAAGATCGTCGACAAGAGCGGCACATGGTTCTCGTACAGCGGCGAACGCCTCGGCCAGGGCCGCGAGAACGCCAAGCAGTTCCTCAAGGACAACCCCGCGACCTACCAGGCCATCGAGGAACGTCTCCGCAAGGAGCTCGGCCTCGCCGCCCCAACCGCCGAGCCCGTCGCCGGATAG
- a CDS encoding sterol desaturase family protein produces the protein MTGSVRDGGRAPRRHAHLALRTSEATSVGHGFISGLMSALLGIAGLGLVLGLHFPTYVAFGELRPLYASPYLRAAIHLTLVASFLLGTVSAMLRANKALALTGIGFTLAAALLGGSRVGVDTAVTGASSWLAADFFVLNLLLYSAVFVPLERLFALKTTQAVFRRHWLVDLSYFFVNSLLVEVLTLLTLTPALVLFDWARVATIERTIAALPLLVQVFAMVLVADLTQYWVHRAFHAVPVLWRFHAIHHSVEEMDWLAGSRLHLVDVILTRGLTYVPIFVFGFSRQALMVYVFLVAAQATFIHANVRWEFHALGRFVATPAFHHWHHSAERDALDKNFAVHTPLWDLLFGTYYLPGHWPTQYGLASTSDVPVGWMKQLLYPFRRSSRRQ, from the coding sequence ATGACGGGATCCGTGCGTGACGGCGGGAGGGCGCCACGGCGTCACGCGCACCTCGCGCTCAGGACGTCGGAGGCGACGTCTGTCGGGCATGGCTTCATCAGCGGGTTGATGTCCGCCCTGCTGGGCATCGCCGGGCTCGGTCTGGTGCTCGGTCTTCATTTCCCGACATACGTCGCCTTTGGCGAATTGCGCCCGCTCTACGCCTCACCGTACCTGCGCGCGGCGATTCACCTGACGCTCGTCGCGTCGTTCCTCCTCGGCACTGTCAGCGCCATGCTCCGTGCGAACAAGGCGCTCGCCCTCACGGGCATCGGATTCACGCTCGCCGCGGCATTGCTCGGCGGGTCGCGCGTCGGCGTGGACACCGCCGTCACGGGGGCATCGTCCTGGCTGGCCGCGGACTTCTTCGTGCTGAACCTCCTGCTGTATTCAGCGGTCTTCGTGCCGCTCGAGCGGCTGTTTGCCTTGAAGACGACGCAGGCGGTGTTCCGCCGGCACTGGCTCGTGGACCTGTCGTACTTCTTCGTGAACTCGTTGCTGGTCGAAGTGCTGACGCTTCTGACTCTGACGCCGGCGCTCGTGCTGTTCGACTGGGCGCGCGTGGCGACCATCGAGCGCACGATCGCGGCGCTGCCGCTGCTCGTGCAGGTCTTCGCGATGGTACTCGTTGCCGACCTGACGCAGTACTGGGTGCATCGCGCGTTCCACGCGGTGCCCGTGCTGTGGCGTTTCCACGCGATTCACCACTCGGTGGAGGAGATGGACTGGCTGGCAGGCTCGCGCCTGCATCTGGTGGACGTGATCCTCACGCGCGGCCTGACCTACGTCCCGATCTTCGTCTTCGGGTTCTCCAGGCAGGCCCTGATGGTCTACGTGTTCCTCGTCGCCGCGCAGGCGACGTTCATCCACGCCAACGTCCGATGGGAGTTCCACGCGCTCGGTCGATTCGTTGCGACGCCCGCGTTCCACCACTGGCACCACAGCGCGGAGCGCGACGCGCTCGACAAGAACTTCGCCGTGCACACGCCGCTGTGGGATCTCCTGTTCGGGACGTACTACCTGCCGGGCCACTGGCCGACGCAGTACGGCCTTGCCAGCACATCAGACGTACCGGTGGGGTGGATGAAGCAGTTGCTGTATCCGTTCAGGCGCTCGTCGAGACGACAGTGA
- a CDS encoding DUF2490 domain-containing protein, with product MRMVLALAVGVVLSVGVARAQEATGPATHDVQAWLLLVALIPIGEQWTLQTEVQPRWKEDLSERHEAIVRGSVGRRLGRRATLWGGVATVARWTDGQRADDEQRVWQQLSTTFPNVGKWTPSIRIRVEQRFLDAWQDSSHRLRTMARLTRPLGASRWTAALWNEYFVTLDDTRGGPQQGFDQNRVMATVIRPLGKRVTLESGYVWQFVSSTATRAPRHGHTLFTWLTYTAGK from the coding sequence GTGCGTATGGTCCTGGCGTTGGCCGTGGGAGTGGTGCTGAGTGTGGGTGTGGCGCGCGCGCAGGAGGCGACAGGTCCTGCCACGCACGACGTGCAGGCGTGGCTGCTGCTGGTCGCGCTCATACCGATCGGCGAACAGTGGACGCTGCAGACCGAGGTGCAGCCGCGGTGGAAGGAGGACCTCTCCGAACGGCATGAAGCCATCGTGCGCGGATCGGTCGGGCGCCGGCTCGGGCGGCGTGCGACGCTGTGGGGCGGTGTGGCGACGGTCGCTCGCTGGACCGACGGTCAGCGCGCGGACGACGAGCAGCGGGTGTGGCAGCAACTGAGCACGACGTTCCCGAACGTGGGGAAGTGGACGCCGTCGATCCGCATCCGCGTGGAGCAACGGTTCCTCGATGCGTGGCAGGACTCGTCGCATCGCCTGCGCACCATGGCGCGCCTGACGCGTCCGCTCGGCGCGAGCCGCTGGACGGCAGCGCTGTGGAACGAATACTTCGTGACGCTCGACGACACGCGCGGAGGGCCGCAACAGGGCTTCGATCAGAACCGCGTGATGGCCACGGTGATCCGCCCGCTGGGCAAGCGCGTCACGTTGGAGTCCGGTTACGTGTGGCAGTTCGTCTCATCCACCGCTACTCGCGCCCCCCGTCACGGCCACACGCTGTTCACGTGGCTGACGTACACCGCAGGAAAGTAG
- a CDS encoding RNA-binding protein: protein MRVRVGDVDIAPIGDIRRERRGDWGLQQRNEQQWQHDLHSTHVPSRHATARVRPLQAARHGGTVNVWKDSQTPSRLRPVPVAARSGRHVRSGGTAVAKSLFVGNIPYQVSEPELEELFAQAGTVESVTVMRDRMTGRPRGFAFVSMTNDDEALKAIQQFDGAQLGGRAIAVNEARPRPERGPGDFGGGGGFGGGGGGFGGGGGGRPGGGGGGRKPGGGRGGYGNRREPRW, encoded by the coding sequence ATGCGTGTCCGTGTCGGGGACGTCGACATTGCGCCGATCGGCGACATCCGCCGCGAGCGGAGGGGCGATTGGGGCCTGCAACAGCGCAACGAGCAGCAATGGCAGCATGACCTGCACTCTACGCACGTCCCTTCGCGGCACGCAACTGCGCGCGTCCGCCCATTGCAGGCGGCGCGACACGGTGGTACCGTCAACGTTTGGAAGGACAGCCAGACGCCATCACGCCTCCGGCCCGTCCCGGTGGCCGCGCGCAGCGGCCGGCACGTCAGGTCAGGAGGAACGGCAGTGGCGAAGAGCCTGTTCGTCGGCAACATCCCGTACCAGGTCAGCGAACCCGAACTCGAAGAGCTGTTTGCGCAGGCCGGCACGGTCGAGAGCGTGACGGTCATGCGCGATCGCATGACCGGCCGCCCGCGCGGCTTCGCCTTCGTGTCGATGACCAACGACGATGAAGCACTGAAGGCGATCCAGCAGTTCGACGGCGCGCAGCTCGGTGGCCGCGCGATTGCGGTCAACGAGGCACGCCCGCGTCCGGAACGCGGACCCGGCGACTTCGGTGGCGGCGGTGGATTCGGCGGCGGTGGTGGCGGATTCGGTGGCGGTGGCGGCGGTCGTCCCGGTGGCGGGGGTGGCGGCCGCAAGCCTGGCGGTGGCCGCGGTGGCTACGGCAACCGCCGCGAACCCCGCTGGTAA